The following proteins come from a genomic window of Nitrosopumilaceae archaeon AB1(1):
- a CDS encoding PEFG-CTERM sorting domain-containing protein yields the protein MITQKISVVFATLLILTSLSVASVYGDHSMVDVEIPQGAGVPACAETNECYISSTVTVDEGGEVIWTNNDAAVHTVTAGVISSNVTGEDYPNGFDSGIFAAGQTFKNKFEVAGEYPYFCIGHRWMVGTVVVGGEEMMEDEMKHTDEMMDMEYSTMEIASMDDIVARISTTGGSVGSPLSIDVEFQDTEGLVVPHVEYEIVVMQDGNMLLEESTHEHTGTGSHNTLSLSTSAQDVPVDIKVTLVRIGLPDESYNGPTGVVAQYKAVPEFGTIAIMILAVAIVSIVAISSRMNIISRI from the coding sequence ATGATTACACAAAAAATAAGCGTTGTTTTTGCAACATTATTAATTCTTACAAGTTTATCAGTAGCATCAGTTTATGGCGATCATAGTATGGTGGATGTAGAAATACCACAAGGTGCAGGTGTACCAGCATGTGCAGAGACTAATGAGTGCTATATTTCATCTACAGTAACTGTAGACGAAGGAGGAGAAGTAATTTGGACAAACAACGATGCAGCTGTACATACAGTAACTGCAGGTGTTATCTCAAGTAATGTTACAGGAGAAGATTATCCAAATGGTTTTGATAGTGGTATATTTGCTGCAGGTCAAACTTTCAAAAATAAGTTTGAAGTTGCAGGAGAATATCCATACTTTTGTATTGGACATCGATGGATGGTAGGTACTGTTGTAGTTGGTGGTGAAGAGATGATGGAAGATGAGATGAAGCATACAGATGAGATGATGGATATGGAATATTCAACAATGGAGATTGCCAGTATGGATGATATCGTAGCTCGTATTTCAACTACAGGCGGTTCTGTGGGAAGTCCACTTTCAATTGATGTAGAATTCCAAGATACAGAAGGTCTAGTTGTACCTCATGTAGAGTATGAAATAGTAGTGATGCAAGATGGAAATATGTTATTAGAAGAATCAACACATGAACATACTGGAACAGGATCACACAATACACTATCATTATCGACATCAGCACAAGATGTACCAGTAGACATCAAAGTCACACTTGTACGTATAGGTCTACCTGATGAATCATATAATGGACCTACAGGTGTTGTAGCACAATACAAAGCTGTACCAGAATTTGGAACAATCGCAATTATGATTCTAGCTGTTGCTATAGTAAGTATAGTAGCAATTAGTTCTCGAATGAATATCATATCAAGAATCTAG
- a CDS encoding PD-(D/E)XK nuclease family protein — protein MITVNSSSSKNPKINASVSEFISAIGYCEYQIPFYLQGVKPPPSVNIQKGTKAHKQEEIYEKEHYEFKPITTQELQDVTKEIEFQREVLHTRLQFSFSIGGTNPTISLAGRCDKIFREDNSLIILDDKFPANPSQYMQLTRPYTSQLLQLLVYLNSSFTTTNSFDPNDWFEIPHETKRWILQIRDRKNNNEPCKIFQGVQDSKTESFLFENIQRFGCLVLNMEKYKHHNSIHRCNACSFKDMCKHRVQE, from the coding sequence ATGATTACCGTAAATAGTTCTAGTTCAAAAAATCCAAAGATTAATGCTAGTGTATCAGAATTTATCAGTGCAATTGGTTACTGTGAATATCAAATACCATTTTATTTACAAGGTGTAAAACCACCTCCAAGTGTAAATATACAAAAAGGCACCAAAGCTCACAAACAAGAAGAAATTTATGAAAAAGAACATTACGAGTTTAAACCAATCACCACTCAAGAGTTGCAAGATGTTACAAAAGAGATTGAATTTCAACGAGAGGTACTACACACTAGATTACAGTTCTCTTTCTCTATTGGTGGTACAAATCCAACCATATCTCTGGCAGGAAGATGTGATAAGATATTTCGTGAGGACAACTCGTTAATCATTCTTGATGATAAATTTCCCGCTAATCCCTCACAGTACATGCAACTGACTAGACCATACACCAGTCAGCTTTTACAACTGCTAGTGTACCTAAACTCTTCATTTACAACAACAAATAGTTTTGATCCGAATGACTGGTTTGAGATACCTCATGAAACTAAGAGATGGATATTACAGATACGTGATAGAAAAAATAATAATGAGCCATGCAAGATATTTCAAGGCGTTCAAGATAGTAAAACTGAGTCATTCCTCTTTGAAAATATACAAAGATTTGGGTGTCTTGTTTTGAACATGGAAAAATATAAGCATCATAATTCTATTCATCGCTGTAATGCATGTAGTTTTAAAGATATGTGTAAACATCGAGTACAAGAATAA
- a CDS encoding PIN domain-containing protein → MNTRNIVLDTCVLVQLSKDHKEVVRLKKMLKGKNVTFIIPDVVVQELYHVAQITKSEIPKLLSYFGKKIFFDSVKPHKTSALQIHSQFHDSHFSDSQILALCQAKDYILITFDKALLRVCNMINAVAFHPKYSGNL, encoded by the coding sequence ATGAACACACGCAATATCGTACTTGATACCTGTGTACTAGTACAACTATCTAAAGATCACAAAGAAGTAGTACGTTTAAAAAAAATGCTAAAAGGTAAAAATGTCACATTTATCATTCCAGATGTTGTTGTCCAGGAATTATATCATGTAGCACAAATAACTAAATCTGAAATCCCTAAACTATTATCATATTTTGGTAAAAAAATCTTTTTTGATTCTGTAAAGCCACACAAAACATCTGCATTACAAATTCACTCACAATTTCACGATTCTCATTTTAGTGACAGTCAAATTCTAGCATTATGTCAAGCAAAAGACTATATCTTAATTACATTTGACAAGGCATTGTTACGTGTATGTAACATGATAAATGCTGTTGCATTTCATCCCAAATATTCTGGAAATCTTTAA
- a CDS encoding carbon-nitrogen hydrolase family protein, which yields MSKLALVQFTTSTDKDENLRKILNYIRQASKRGASLCAFQEFMMFHSTSKQKPSQVYALSETIRGNFIQQIEQYAKKYSIEVVGTFYETGKKNRVYDTAFLINSSGKLVSKYRKIHLYDALGFKESKKLMAGSSISRPAKTSLGTVGMMICYDLRFPEMSRILSSMGSHILVAPSAWVKGYMKEDHWITINKTRAIENGCFVVAPDAVGHVYCGRSLVIDPFGKILLDMKKRQGISIIHINLNRVNQVRKSLPLMKNRRKDVYSTFHA from the coding sequence ATGTCCAAACTTGCTCTAGTACAATTTACAACATCTACCGACAAGGATGAAAATTTGAGAAAAATTCTCAATTATATCCGTCAAGCATCCAAACGTGGAGCTAGTCTATGTGCTTTTCAAGAATTTATGATGTTTCATTCCACATCTAAACAAAAACCATCACAAGTATACGCATTGTCTGAGACCATACGTGGTAATTTTATACAACAAATAGAACAATATGCAAAAAAGTATTCGATAGAAGTTGTAGGAACATTTTATGAAACTGGTAAAAAAAATCGTGTGTACGATACAGCATTTCTAATTAATTCATCAGGTAAATTAGTATCTAAATATAGAAAAATTCATCTGTATGATGCGTTGGGATTTAAAGAATCTAAAAAATTAATGGCCGGTTCAAGTATTAGTAGACCGGCGAAAACTAGTCTTGGTACTGTGGGAATGATGATTTGTTATGACTTGAGATTCCCTGAAATGTCACGAATATTATCTTCCATGGGTTCACACATACTAGTTGCCCCTTCTGCATGGGTCAAAGGTTACATGAAAGAGGATCACTGGATTACAATTAATAAAACTAGAGCAATTGAAAATGGTTGTTTTGTTGTAGCACCTGATGCAGTTGGACACGTATACTGTGGTAGAAGTTTGGTCATTGATCCTTTTGGTAAAATTCTACTCGATATGAAAAAACGTCAAGGTATATCCATTATTCATATTAATTTGAATCGTGTAAATCAAGTGCGCAAGTCTTTACCACTGATGAAAAATCGTCGTAAGGATGTGTATTCTACTTTTCATGCTTGA
- a CDS encoding CFI-box-CTERM domain-containing protein, which translates to MKWLFSLLVLLVVIPAAAETNSQIISTSGDILKLNISTEPISPKSGEAAKLKIDFINPISKNIQEHIDYTITVSVDDQNVFGPIPLTHTSSGSVTFPIIFPKDGEYKGVVKIEGILFQPIPIETATFMINIGQSIAQPNNSQTDVKQPTIDNNTGGCLIATAVSGTEMSSQIQHLREIRTDITNTHSGNVFLQQFNQIYYTFSPTISDMERGNDTFQNLVRLIITPLISSILLLDYIDPEFRRSGIRCWNRNYNFKSRYVCYTS; encoded by the coding sequence ATGAAATGGCTATTTAGTCTGCTAGTATTACTAGTCGTTATTCCAGCTGCTGCTGAAACTAATTCACAGATTATATCTACATCAGGGGATATTCTAAAATTAAATATTTCAACAGAGCCTATATCACCTAAATCAGGGGAGGCTGCAAAGTTAAAAATAGATTTCATAAATCCAATCTCAAAAAACATACAAGAACATATCGATTATACTATCACAGTTTCAGTAGATGATCAAAATGTGTTCGGTCCGATTCCCCTGACGCACACATCAAGTGGTTCAGTTACATTTCCAATCATATTTCCCAAAGATGGAGAATACAAAGGTGTAGTGAAGATTGAAGGAATATTATTTCAACCTATACCGATAGAGACAGCAACATTTATGATAAATATTGGTCAGAGTATTGCACAGCCCAACAATTCTCAAACAGATGTAAAACAACCCACTATTGATAACAACACAGGAGGTTGTTTGATTGCAACTGCTGTATCTGGTACAGAAATGTCATCACAAATACAACATCTACGAGAAATTCGTACCGATATCACCAATACACATTCTGGTAATGTGTTTTTACAACAATTCAATCAGATTTACTATACATTTTCACCAACAATATCAGATATGGAACGAGGTAATGACACATTTCAAAATCTAGTGAGATTAATAATAACTCCACTGATATCATCAATATTATTACTAGATTATATAGATCCTGAATTCAGAAGGTCAGGTATTAGGTGTTGGAATAGGAATTATAATTTTAAATCTAGGTATGTATGTTATACTTCCTAG
- a CDS encoding DUF6293 family protein: MHNMDTINNISAFRIHIAPIGFEIDRVVIPAKREKADKVWLLIHEKPAEEKAEXNTLQRFKKRLEKVNIEYEMKEHDRQDLFSIIKVTKEIIREEEGNNIYVNLASGSKIQSIALMMTCMMYSEKKEIVPFYVEAENYTAPGEPLSSGVKEIFPLPKYKMQRPKQELILALNVIQEKKRISKNDLSNIAVEKGIIKINSKENINQVRLTSLEKNIIEPLEDIWNFIEIEKIGRTRWITLTKAGENATKFLD; encoded by the coding sequence ATGCATAATATGGATACTATAAATAATATCAGTGCGTTTCGAATTCACATAGCCCCCATTGGTTTTGAGATAGACAGAGTTGTCATTCCAGCGAAGAGAGAAAAGGCAGATAAAGTTTGGCTACTAATTCATGAGAAACCTGCTGAAGAAAAAGCTGAAAANAATACATTGCAGAGATTCAAAAAACGTCTAGAAAAAGTAAACATAGAATATGAAATGAAAGAGCACGATAGACAAGATTTATTCAGTATCATTAAAGTGACAAAAGAAATAATCAGAGAAGAAGAAGGAAATAATATCTATGTTAATTTAGCCTCTGGATCAAAGATACAATCAATAGCATTAATGATGACATGTATGATGTATAGCGAAAAGAAAGAGATTGTACCATTTTATGTTGAAGCAGAAAATTATACAGCTCCTGGAGAACCACTATCAAGCGGAGTTAAGGAAATATTTCCACTACCTAAATACAAAATGCAAAGACCAAAACAGGAATTAATTTTAGCATTAAATGTAATTCAAGAAAAAAAACGAATCAGTAAAAATGATTTGTCTAATATTGCAGTAGAAAAAGGAATTATAAAAATAAACTCCAAGGAGAATATTAATCAGGTTAGATTGACTAGTTTAGAGAAAAATATTATAGAACCGTTAGAGGATATATGGAATTTCATCGAAATAGAAAAAATTGGACGTACTAGATGGATAACTCTGACAAAAGCGGGAGAAAACGCTACAAAATTTTTAGACTAG
- a CDS encoding OB-fold domain-containing protein has translation MQFIFFKVYKMSTKQEFVEQAKTGKILTLQCSKCLHYHLGTIYFCKKCGNSDFKKNIVDGVGTVATFTIITIPPSGFEDYVPYAWVVMKLKDITLRVSGFMSGIHSPSDLPVGTPIKVAGFDHRGLIMEKQQV, from the coding sequence GTGCAGTTCATATTTTTCAAAGTGTATAAAATGTCTACCAAACAAGAATTTGTAGAGCAAGCCAAAACAGGTAAGATACTAACATTACAATGTTCTAAGTGTCTACATTATCATTTGGGGACCATATATTTTTGTAAAAAATGTGGGAATTCAGATTTTAAAAAAAATATAGTTGATGGAGTTGGCACTGTGGCTACTTTTACAATAATTACAATTCCTCCAAGTGGGTTTGAAGATTATGTTCCATATGCATGGGTGGTAATGAAATTAAAAGACATCACTTTACGAGTATCTGGTTTTATGAGTGGTATACATTCACCCTCAGATTTACCTGTGGGAACACCTATCAAAGTTGCAGGCTTTGATCACCGTGGTTTAATAATGGAGAAACAGCAGGTATAA
- a CDS encoding rhomboid family intramembrane serine protease, with translation MLPLKDENPHPPGFKPKLTIALIITNVIVFFLEVAYTGQILDFTNGRAAQLFYEWGAVPNCIIGGRVIDLGAQQLSCPAFSSLTLLSSTFLHGGIVHLGGNLLFLWIFGDNIELKFGRVKYLIIYLSWGIGAGLIHVLGDPTSSIPAVGASGAISGILGAYLVIFPRAKVLTFMMLGFFWRTIHIPAKFFLPFWLVFQNLLPFFISGFGVSGGGVAFLAHIGGFALGIAVGYLYKKTHRTDYSYGTRYGWRGDD, from the coding sequence ATGCTTCCATTAAAGGATGAAAATCCACATCCACCAGGATTTAAACCAAAATTAACTATAGCTCTAATTATAACAAATGTAATTGTATTCTTTCTAGAAGTTGCATATACAGGTCAAATTTTAGATTTTACAAATGGTCGAGCCGCACAATTATTCTATGAGTGGGGAGCTGTGCCGAATTGTATCATTGGGGGTAGAGTGATTGATCTAGGAGCGCAACAACTTAGTTGTCCTGCATTTTCTTCCCTAACTCTACTCAGTTCCACTTTTCTTCATGGTGGTATAGTACACTTGGGAGGAAATTTGTTGTTTCTGTGGATCTTTGGTGATAATATAGAATTAAAATTTGGACGAGTAAAATATCTAATTATTTATCTTTCATGGGGAATTGGTGCAGGACTAATACATGTCTTGGGTGATCCGACAAGCTCAATTCCTGCTGTGGGTGCATCCGGTGCTATCTCTGGCATACTTGGTGCTTATCTTGTAATATTTCCACGAGCCAAAGTACTTACCTTCATGATGTTGGGATTCTTTTGGAGGACGATTCACATCCCTGCCAAATTCTTCCTTCCATTCTGGCTCGTATTTCAAAATTTGTTGCCTTTCTTCATATCAGGATTCGGCGTGTCAGGCGGAGGTGTAGCATTTTTAGCTCACATTGGTGGTTTTGCACTAGGAATTGCCGTAGGGTATCTGTATAAAAAAACTCACAGAACAGATTACTCATATGGGACACGTTATGGCTGGAGAGGCGACGATTAA
- a CDS encoding 4-oxalocrotonate tautomerase family protein, with protein sequence MPLIKVHLYPGRTDEQKKDFAKVVTQSAVDILKTKPNHVIVVFDENPKNNWYQSGEPL encoded by the coding sequence ATGCCTCTGATCAAAGTACACCTATACCCTGGACGAACCGATGAACAAAAAAAAGATTTTGCCAAAGTAGTGACACAATCAGCAGTTGATATATTGAAAACTAAACCTAATCATGTAATAGTGGTATTTGACGAAAACCCAAAAAATAATTGGTATCAATCAGGAGAGCCACTTTAA
- a CDS encoding thiolase domain-containing protein, with amino-acid sequence MESVCVLGAGSTKYGKLDDSISDITVQASVDAIKSAGIIPNEIEAGYISNVFGIADKQVHLGPVIMSNLGIPEKPSLSIESACGSGSVSFREAFANVAAGFYDAVLVTGTEKVTHTGTEWTTTYFSYCSDFFYEGQSGVSFPGLFASMARAYMTEFNATEEDFARVAVKNHENGLLNPKAHLQKKITIDDVLNSPVVASPLKLYDCCPFSDGASSVILCSEKFAKEHGGDYIKVIGSGRGGSSAALQGRDHITTIPSTKIAAKAAYKMANITPKDVDFAEVHDCFTIAEVVDTEDLGFFEKGKGIEAVRNNETCRDGKIVINPSGGLKSKGHPIGATGVGQVVEVYDQLTGNAGQRTVNDAKIGLTQNFGATGASCAVHIFQSV; translated from the coding sequence GTGGAATCAGTTTGTGTTCTTGGAGCAGGTAGTACTAAATACGGTAAATTAGATGACAGCATCAGCGATATTACTGTTCAAGCATCAGTTGATGCTATAAAAAGTGCCGGTATTATTCCTAACGAGATTGAGGCCGGATACATCTCAAATGTATTTGGAATTGCCGATAAACAAGTACATCTTGGACCCGTCATTATGAGTAATCTTGGAATTCCTGAAAAACCATCTTTATCTATTGAATCTGCTTGTGGTAGTGGCTCTGTGTCATTTCGTGAAGCGTTTGCAAATGTAGCTGCAGGATTTTATGATGCTGTATTAGTTACTGGAACAGAAAAAGTAACACATACTGGTACAGAATGGACAACAACATACTTTTCTTATTGTTCTGATTTCTTTTATGAAGGTCAATCCGGAGTATCATTTCCTGGACTGTTCGCATCAATGGCTCGTGCCTATATGACAGAATTTAACGCAACAGAAGAAGATTTTGCTAGAGTTGCAGTAAAAAATCATGAAAATGGTCTATTGAATCCAAAAGCACACCTGCAGAAAAAAATTACAATTGATGATGTATTGAATTCTCCTGTAGTTGCAAGTCCTCTAAAATTATACGACTGCTGTCCATTCTCTGATGGGGCAAGTTCTGTTATTTTATGTAGTGAAAAATTTGCAAAAGAGCATGGTGGTGATTATATCAAAGTAATTGGTTCTGGTAGAGGTGGTTCATCTGCCGCACTTCAGGGTCGTGATCACATCACTACTATTCCTAGTACAAAAATCGCAGCCAAAGCTGCATACAAAATGGCTAATATCACACCTAAAGATGTTGATTTTGCTGAAGTTCATGATTGCTTTACAATAGCTGAAGTTGTAGATACTGAAGATTTAGGGTTCTTTGAAAAAGGTAAAGGTATTGAAGCTGTTCGTAATAACGAAACTTGCAGAGACGGTAAAATTGTAATAAATCCATCTGGTGGATTAAAATCTAAAGGTCATCCTATAGGAGCTACTGGTGTAGGTCAAGTTGTAGAGGTGTATGATCAACTTACTGGAAACGCAGGTCAAAGAACAGTTAATGATGCAAAAATTGGTTTAACACAGAATTTCGGCGCCACTGGCGCAAGTTGTGCAGTTCATATTTTTCAAAGTGTATAA
- a CDS encoding peptidase — MKYIILILFFIFFIPLNVAFGHGLGGDQAPPINFDGLNVTVSTILDPYDITVGDLYTANMEVRFFDLNSNKNFKEVTYRIQVWRSGNLLANKLFYAVNGKLDVEIRPVYDCIKDILWKCTTYFGAEHTISGGLFAQGEGRPLIQGPIFDKGGLYNLKVDIEGAISPKTLVTQRLSFETFVSVAQEQNFILPTASAEIPIVIKTYYDQVDNFAFSPIDNSMTFDMPFDWNPEYISLVQVVHEEIRVPKFFDPYYEGKHFNGFVNGVELSNRILLVNPYSFEDYNVIHFLISSNELERINSILGEDNFDSNLMTFKLVPTDSAVKNSIAFNVGSSASATINWDATYSTGDEIAFQFEFFDNSGDLLKDVLYGYRIETKSGDVLYENVGSSTEYIGIWASEGIDIQNLVISNEGEYKVSVSIFGTSTLNLDTTLSGLGSTLIEIGSLNSNLQPVTPTESSTEPTVSIPNWIKNNAKFWYDGDIDDPTFITGIQYLIQNEIIIIPPTDQTQINDESTIPSWVKNNAKFWYDGVIDDSTFAAGIQYLIQFGIIVI; from the coding sequence ATGAAATATATTATTTTGATTCTGTTTTTCATATTTTTCATACCACTTAATGTAGCATTTGGTCATGGTCTTGGTGGTGATCAAGCACCGCCAATAAATTTTGATGGTTTAAATGTTACTGTCAGCACAATTTTAGATCCTTATGATATTACCGTAGGTGATCTTTATACGGCAAATATGGAAGTACGATTTTTTGATTTGAATTCCAACAAAAATTTTAAAGAAGTAACATATAGAATTCAAGTTTGGAGAAGTGGTAATCTATTGGCCAATAAATTATTCTATGCTGTAAATGGTAAACTAGATGTAGAAATACGACCTGTTTATGACTGCATAAAGGATATACTTTGGAAATGTACAACTTATTTTGGTGCAGAACATACTATATCCGGAGGATTGTTTGCACAAGGGGAAGGCAGACCATTAATTCAAGGTCCTATATTTGACAAAGGTGGATTGTACAATCTTAAAGTCGATATTGAAGGCGCAATATCTCCAAAAACACTAGTAACTCAACGATTATCATTTGAGACATTTGTGAGTGTGGCTCAAGAACAAAACTTTATTCTTCCAACTGCGTCCGCTGAGATACCAATAGTGATAAAAACATATTATGACCAAGTTGATAATTTTGCATTCTCCCCAATTGATAATTCAATGACTTTTGACATGCCATTTGACTGGAACCCTGAATACATTTCTCTTGTTCAAGTGGTACATGAAGAAATTAGAGTGCCTAAATTCTTTGATCCATACTATGAGGGTAAACATTTCAATGGATTTGTTAATGGAGTGGAACTATCCAATCGTATTCTTCTAGTAAATCCATATTCTTTTGAGGATTATAATGTTATACATTTTCTTATATCAAGTAACGAACTTGAACGTATAAACTCCATTTTAGGCGAAGATAATTTTGATAGTAATTTAATGACGTTCAAATTAGTTCCTACAGATTCAGCTGTAAAAAATTCTATTGCATTTAATGTAGGCTCTAGTGCTAGTGCTACAATTAATTGGGATGCTACATATTCGACAGGCGATGAAATAGCATTTCAGTTTGAATTCTTTGATAATTCTGGTGATTTATTAAAAGATGTATTGTATGGGTATAGAATAGAGACAAAATCTGGTGATGTGTTGTATGAAAATGTTGGTAGTTCTACAGAGTATATTGGTATATGGGCATCTGAAGGAATAGATATTCAAAATTTAGTCATTTCTAATGAAGGTGAGTATAAAGTATCTGTCAGTATTTTTGGAACTAGTACCTTAAATCTTGATACCACACTTTCAGGACTTGGTAGCACATTAATTGAAATTGGTTCATTAAATTCTAATTTGCAACCTGTTACACCTACTGAATCTTCTACAGAGCCTACTGTTAGTATACCAAATTGGATTAAAAATAATGCAAAGTTTTGGTACGATGGTGATATTGATGATCCAACATTTATCACTGGAATTCAATATCTTATACAAAATGAAATCATAATTATTCCACCAACTGATCAGACTCAAATTAATGACGAATCTACTATTCCATCATGGGTAAAGAACAATGCAAAGTTTTGGTACGATGGTGTGATTGATGACTCTACATTTGCAGCTGGAATTCAATACTTGATACAATTTGGAATTATTGTGATATAA